DNA sequence from the Sphingomonas bisphenolicum genome:
TCGAAAAATTCATTGGCGACCACCAGCAGCGGGCCGGTTTCGGGCAGGCTGTCGATGCTGTCATGATGGATGGCATGGGGCAGCAGGGCGAGCTGGCGACCGCGCAGCGCGGGGCTGGTTTCGACCAGATGCACTTTGGGCGCGAGCGCCGCCCGCTCCATCGCCCGCAGCGCGTCGGCCGCCAGCGTGCCGCGGCCCGGCCCCAGCTCGGCATAGACGGTTTCGGGGCGGCGGCCCGACCGCATCCAGACGTCGGCCAGCGCCAGGCCGACCAGCTCGCCGAACATCTGGCTGATTTCCGGCGCGGTGGTGAAGTCGCCGTCCGCGCCCAGGGGGTCGCGGGTCGCGTAATAATGCTGGTTCGCCTCCGATATATAATGGGCGACCGAGATCGGCCCGCCCGAGGCGATCTGCCGCGCCAGCCGATCCGCCAGCGATGCTGTTTCAGGCGACACTGTTCGCCCCGGCGATCGGTTCCACCCGCACGCGGCGGCGGCCGGCGGTGCCGATCAGGTAGAGGCCGCCCAGGATCATCGGCACGCACAGCCATTGGCCCATATGCAGGCCGGTGCGCGCGGCGAACTCCATCAACTGCGCGTCGGCCTCGCGGAAATATTCCACGCCGAAGCGGAAGCAGCCATAGCCCAGCAGGAAGATGCCGACCAGCATCCCCGGCTTGTAGCGGGCGCGGGTCTTCCAGAAGGCGAAGGCGAGGATCAGGAACAGGACGACGCCCTCCAGTCCGGCTTCGTAGAGCTGGCTGGGATGACGGGGGTAGGGGCCGCCGGTGGGGAATATGATGCCCCAGGGGACGTCGGTTTCCTTGCCCCACAATTCCCCGTTCACGAAATTGGCGAGGCGGCCGAAGAACAGGCCGAAGGGCACGACGCAGGCGACATAGTCATGGATGCGCAGCCAGCTCAGCTTTTCCTTCCAGGCCATGTAGAGAATGCCGAGCGACACGCCGACCGCGCCGCCATGGAAGGACATGCCGCCATGCCACAGCTTGAAGATGTCGAGCGGATGGGCCAGGATTTCGGGCTGGTAGAAGATCACATAGGCCAGCCGCCCGCCGATGATGATGCCGAGCGTCGCATAGAAGATCATGTCGTCGGCATGGCGCCGGCCCATCGGCGACCCCGGCTGCGCGACCAGCTTGAGCAGATACCAGTAGCCGATCAGGATGCCGGCCAGATAGGCGAGGCTGTACCATTTGAGCGTGAAGAAGCCCAGATTGAGGGCGACGGGGTCCAGCCCCAGATCTTCAAAGCGAATGGCGCCCGAAGCGGCGGCGGCAAGGTCCAGGATCAAAATGGCGTCCTCTTGGGAATTGGAGTGCGGACATAGAACAAGCGGCGGCCAAGATGAAGGGGGGACGGGGATTTGATGGTGCCGGCGGGTCGCGACGGGGCCGGGTGGGCGCCGCGGCCGAAGTTCACGCCGTTGTCGGGTGATTTGCGCGAAAAGCGCCGCCGACGCGCCTGCGACGCTATCGCGAGGCTACAGGTGGGTGAAGGGACGGTCATGATCGGTTCACACCAACGCGACGGGGACGCGACAGGGACGCGCCGGGTTCGCGCCATCCACGCGCCACGGACGCCATGGGCCAGCGGCTGGCAGGCGTGGGGGGTGACGAGGGGAGGGGCTGGTCCATCGGTGAGGGTAAACCAGAGAATGGGGGAATAGGAAAGACGGTGGTGCGGAGGAGCGAAAGCGGACTGGATGCCTGTCCGCTGACGGGGTGAGCGATGACCGCTGACGACCATTTTAAGCCTGTCGCCCCTTAAAATAACTTTCTCAATTGCTGCCGTTCTCTTCGTTCCGTAGCCCTGGCTTAGTTGGAGGACGCAGGATGAAATTTAAGAGCATCGCAGAAAACATTTCGGTTGAGAATGGCGTCGCGCAAATCGCATTCGACCTAAGTGGGGCGCCAGCCGCTTACATTATAATCTCACGTCCCTGTGACGGAAACGTGGTGGCAGAGTTCTTTGGTGAAGATCATTATGTTGAGGTTAAAGATCAGCTTTACGGCGGCTACGGGCAAATTGAGACGCTTCTTATCGAAGATACCTGCCGGTTTCGTATACGGCTCAGGAACACGATTCCCGATATTGGAGCCGATCTCACTATCATGACGTGCCTGCCAATGCCGGAAGCGATCTTGAACCAATTGCGAACCTTGGAGCGCGGCTGACCGGATTGTCTGATATCCCGCACTCGAGCTTGAAAGCCGACAGTCCCCTATCCACCCAAATCAGTCCACCGCGCCCGCATCCTCCAGCCCCTTCGCCGCGCGCACGCCCTGGCGGCCGCGCTGTGCCAATGCTTGTTTCAGCGCGGTCGGATGTGGAGCGATCAGGAAGCCGAAGCTGACCGTGCCATGCTTCGTTTCGACCGCATGGTGCAGGCGGTGGGCCTGGACGATGCGCTTCATGTAGCGCGAGCGCGCGACATAGCGGTGCGTCACCCGCTGATGCACGATGATGTCGTGAAAGCCCAGATAGATGGCGCCATAGGCGGCGATGCCCGCGCCCACCGCGGTCGCCCAACTGCCCCAGCCCCATTGCACGCCACCGAGCAGCAGCAGGATGGAGGGCAGGGCGAAGATCACGAAATAGAGGTCGTTCGCTTCCCAAAAGCCGGTGCGCGCGCGGTGATGGCTGGCGTGGAGGAACCAGCCAGGGCCGTGCATCACCCAGCGGTGCATGACATAGGCGAACCCCTCCATCGCGGCGATCGTGGCGAGGAAGAGGAGCAGGAGGGTGAGGGGCGACATCAGGGCAATATAGGGGCGGCGGGGGGCGGTGGCGACCCCGTAATGATCCATGAGCGCCGTCCTTCATCCGTTCGTTCGAGCGACACCATGTCGCCCCGTTCGGCCCGGACGGATTCGCAGCCTGTGTCGCGCACGCGAAAAGGGCCGCGATCGCTGGCGCGGTCGCGGCCCTTTTCACCTCCGGAAGGCGTGTCGGATCAGAAGGCCGCGGTCAGCGTGCCGACGACGCCGGCCTTGCTGATATTGTGGCCCGCCGGCGAATAGAGCGACTTGTCGGTGTCGACATAGGAGACGCCGAAGGTCAGATGCTGCCAGGTGTAGGTCGCGCCGATATTCCAGTCGGTATAGCCCTTGCCGATGGTCAGGTAGCTGGGGCCGAAGCTATGCGCCAGATGCGCCGACACGCCCAGCGGGGTGTTGGGGATCGAGGCCGACAGGTCGCCTGCGACGTAGAGATTGTCTTCCTTGCCGTTGCCGACGGACAGCGCCTTCGCCTTGGGGGCGTAGTTGACGGTCAGCTTGGCGGTGGCGGGGCCGAAGGTGCCCTTGACCGAGGCATAGGGCTCGACGAAGTCGGTGTTGAGGCCGGCATTGCCGGGATAGTAATAATAGAGCACGCCGACGTCGATCGTGGCGGCGCCGACCGTGGTCGTATAGCCGCCGATCAGGTCGAGTTCCTGGTCGGAGCCGGCCGCGACATAATCGTCGATCGAGCTGCCCCAGACCGACGCGTAGAAGCCCGAAGCGTGGCTGACGGTGATGCCGCCCTGCAGCGCGAACTTCTTGTTGGTCTGCGAAATGCCGCGGAAGCGATAGTCGGTGACGACGGCCGCGTTGCCGGTGACGGTGATCTCGGGCGTGGGCTCGTCCTGGGCCATGGCAGGCGCCGAAACGGCGGCGAGCGCGCCGACAAGAGCGCCGACAAAGACGGGGGCCGAGAGGCCGAGAATGGACTTACGCATATTAATCCCCTTGATGGTTCTGCGATCGTCCCGCCTGCGTCCAGGCGCCCGCCTCTATGCTTCCCCCGCTCGGGATGGGCCGGCTGCCTCAACATGTGTGGAAATGCCTGTCCTCATTGCGCTGCACAAGATTTTATTGCTCGCCAATGTCTTTTGCTGCCCTAATGTTGCTGGACTGCAACAAAATTCCGTTAGGGCCACGCGCGATCAAGCCCGCCGACAGGTCAGAAGCGCGCAATTGCTGGGGGTAGCCGCTTATGGTCGCCCTGTGTCGGGCGCGTGGTGGATGACGCGCTGCGGGTAGGGAATGGCGATGCCATTGTCGCGGAACAGCTGCCAGACGCGACCCAGCACGTCCGACTTCACATTGCCCACGCCGCCTTCGGGGTCGCTGATCCACACCAATATGTCATGTTCGACGCGGCTTTCCCCGAAACTGGTGAGCCAGACATTGGGCCTGGGATTGCGCAGTACGCGGGGGCTGTCCTGTGCGGCCTGGAGCATCAATTGCTGGGCGAGCTTGAGGTCGGAGTCGAAGGCGATGCCGACAGGGATGCGAACGCGGACGTTGCGGTCGGAATAGGACCAGTTCTCCACCTCCTGCGTCATCAGATTCTCGTTGGGAATCAGATGTTCCTTGCCGTCGCGAGTGATGACGGAGACGGCGCGGACGCCGATCTTGTTCACCCAGCCGAAACTGTCGCCCACGACGATGACGTCGCCCGGCTTGATCGAGCGGTCCATCAGCAGGATGATGCCGGCGATCAGATTGCCGAAGGTCTTTTGCAGGCCGAAACCGATGGCGAGGCCGAGCGCGCCGGAGAAGACGGCGAAGGCGGTCAGGTCGATCGACAGCAGATCGACGCCGATGAAGAAGGCGGCGACGATCACCGCGATGGCGGCGAGCTTTTGCGCCAGCAGCTTCTGCGTCGGATCGAAGCCGTCGGTCTTCTGGATCGATCGACCGATGAGGCGATTGGTCAGGCGCACGGCGGCGAAGAGCGCGACGCAGGTGGCGGCGATCGAGAGCAGACCGAGCAGGGTGATGCGGCGCTTGCCCAGGGTGAAGCCGATGCGATCGAGCATCTCGCCCACCGGGACGATGCCGCCGCTGCTGCCCGACACGATCAGGATGAAGAGGATGAGCGCGAGCGGCGCGACCGCCCAGCGGGGTATGGCGAGGCCGCGCAGGATGTGGGTGGCGAGCAGCGCCACCGCCCCGCCCAGCGCCGTGCCGACGACGAGATGGGCGAGCGATCCGGTCGGCCAGAGGACGAGCGCCAGCGCCAGCAGCAATGCGGCGACGCCATGGCGCAGGATAGCGCGGACATGGCCGGCCAGCGCGTCGCCCAGCGGCGGCAGGCGATGACGCAGGCGCGGGGCGAGGGCGCGGCCGATGGCCCAGGCGGCGGCATAAAGCAAAATGGCGAGCAGCAGCGCGACCATCGGGTGGACGATGTCCGGGTCGCCGGGCAAGAGCGCCAGCAAATGGGTGGCGCCAGGGGTCATCGGCGGGGTCATTTTCTAGCCGGCATCCCGTATCGCCCGGAAGCGGGCGAGGCCGGCGTCGAGGTCCGCGATCAGGTCGGCCGGGTCTTCCAGGCCGATATGGAGGCGGACCGCCGGGCCTTCGGCGTTCCATATCGTCGCGCTGCGATAGCGGGCGGGATCGACGGGCAGGGCCAGGCTTTCGAAGCCGCCCCAGCTATAGCCGATGCCGAAATGGGCGAGGCCGTCGATCAGGGCGGCGCGGGCGGCCTCGTCGCCGCCATCGAGGATGAAGGTGAAGAGGCCGGTCGAACCGCTGAAATCCCGCTGCCACAGGGCGTGGCCGGGGCAGTCGGGGAGCGCAGGATGGAGGACGCGGGCGACATCGGGCTGGTCTTTCAGCCAATGGGCGATGGCGAGCGCGCTGTCCTGATGCTGTTGCAGCCGGACGCCCAGCGTGCGCAGGCCGCGACTGGCGAGCCAGGCGTCGTCGGGGCTGACCATCTGGCCCAAGAGATAGGCGGTCTGGCGAATCCTGGCGAACCAGTCGGCGGTCGCGGTCACGCTGCCCATCATCACGTCGCTATGGCCGACGATATATTTGGTGCAGGCGAGGATCGCAATATCGACCCCATGGCTGAGCGCGGGGAAATAGAGCGGCGTCGCCCAGGTATTGTCGAGCAGAGTGACGATGCCGTTCGCCTGCGCCCAGGCGGTCAGCGTGGGCACGTCCTGCACCTCGAAGGTCAGGCTGCCGGGGCTTTCGAGGAACAGGGCGCGGATCGGGCCGCCTTCAAGATAGACATCGAGCGAGACGGTTGCGGGATCATAATAGATCGTTTCGATACCGTAATTATCGAGCAATTGGGTGCAGAAATTGCGGGTCGGGTCATAGGCGCTGTCCACCATCAGCAGCCGGTCGCCGGGCTTGAGGACGGCCATCAGCGCGCAGGCGATCGCCGCGACGCCCGACGGGTAGAGCATCGTGCCTTCCGCGCCCGGCTCCATTTCGGTGAGCGCGTCGGCAAGGGACCAGGCGGTCGGCGTGCCCTTGCGTCCGTAGAAGAGCCGTTCATGCGTGCTGCTGCCCGCGGCTTTGCGCAGATGGGCGACATCGTCATAGAGGATGGTCGAGGCGCGCCAGACAGGTGGGCTGACAATTGCGCCGGGCTGGCCGGGCATCCCGGTCCATTCGGGCTTGCGGCCGGCTTGCGCGAGTTTGGTGAGGGGCCTGCGCCCATCCTTGCCGGAAGCGTCTTCGCTCATGCTGCGCCCGTCGCCTTGGGCGTGGCGGGGTCGAATCCCCATTCCGACCAACTGCCGTCATAGAGGGTGACGGCGTCGTTGCCGAGCGTTTCGAGGCCCGCGAGCAGGATCGCGGCGGTGACGCCGCTGCCGCAGGTGGTGATGACTGGAGCGGCCGGGTCGATGCCTGCGCCCTCGAACAGCGCGCGCAGCTCTTCGCCCGCCTTCATGCTGTTGTCCGGGTTGAACAGGGCGGAGGAGGGGAGATTGCGCGATCCGGGGATATGGCCCGACGCCATGCCGGGGCGCGGTTCGGCCTCTTGCCCGGTGAAGCGGCCTGCGCCGCGCGCGTCCAGCACCTGTTCCGCGCCGCTCGCGACATTGGCGATCAGGTCCGCCTTGGTGCGGACCTGACCGGCTGCGCGACGGGCGATGGCGGTGCCGGGGGCGGGCGTTGCCGCGCCGCTCTGCGTCGGCCGTCCCTCCGCCACCCATTTGGGCAGGCCGCCGTCGAGAATCATCGCGGATGCGCCAAGGCCATAGAGGCGCATCATCCACCAGCCGCGCGCGGCGCTGTGGGTGGGGCTGTTGTCATAGACGATGATGCGGCTGTCGGGATGGATTCCCAGCGCCTGGACACGCTGCGTCATGAGATTGTCGGGC
Encoded proteins:
- a CDS encoding TorF family putative porin; this translates as MRKSILGLSAPVFVGALVGALAAVSAPAMAQDEPTPEITVTGNAAVVTDYRFRGISQTNKKFALQGGITVSHASGFYASVWGSSIDDYVAAGSDQELDLIGGYTTTVGAATIDVGVLYYYYPGNAGLNTDFVEPYASVKGTFGPATAKLTVNYAPKAKALSVGNGKEDNLYVAGDLSASIPNTPLGVSAHLAHSFGPSYLTIGKGYTDWNIGATYTWQHLTFGVSYVDTDKSLYSPAGHNISKAGVVGTLTAAF
- a CDS encoding sterol desaturase family protein, which gives rise to MSPLTLLLLFLATIAAMEGFAYVMHRWVMHGPGWFLHASHHRARTGFWEANDLYFVIFALPSILLLLGGVQWGWGSWATAVGAGIAAYGAIYLGFHDIIVHQRVTHRYVARSRYMKRIVQAHRLHHAVETKHGTVSFGFLIAPHPTALKQALAQRGRQGVRAAKGLEDAGAVD
- a CDS encoding sulfurtransferase; this encodes MTIFLSTADLAAQLGQPDLVILDASLFLPGTPRDPRAEYEAAHIPGAVFLDLPTLNDPADPTPGMLPPDNLMTQRVQALGIHPDSRIIVYDNSPTHSAARGWWMMRLYGLGASAMILDGGLPKWVAEGRPTQSGAATPAPGTAIARRAAGQVRTKADLIANVASGAEQVLDARGAGRFTGQEAEPRPGMASGHIPGSRNLPSSALFNPDNSMKAGEELRALFEGAGIDPAAPVITTCGSGVTAAILLAGLETLGNDAVTLYDGSWSEWGFDPATPKATGAA
- the lgt gene encoding prolipoprotein diacylglyceryl transferase encodes the protein MILDLAAAASGAIRFEDLGLDPVALNLGFFTLKWYSLAYLAGILIGYWYLLKLVAQPGSPMGRRHADDMIFYATLGIIIGGRLAYVIFYQPEILAHPLDIFKLWHGGMSFHGGAVGVSLGILYMAWKEKLSWLRIHDYVACVVPFGLFFGRLANFVNGELWGKETDVPWGIIFPTGGPYPRHPSQLYEAGLEGVVLFLILAFAFWKTRARYKPGMLVGIFLLGYGCFRFGVEYFREADAQLMEFAARTGLHMGQWLCVPMILGGLYLIGTAGRRRVRVEPIAGANSVA
- a CDS encoding mechanosensitive ion channel family protein, whose translation is MTPGATHLLALLPGDPDIVHPMVALLLAILLYAAAWAIGRALAPRLRHRLPPLGDALAGHVRAILRHGVAALLLALALVLWPTGSLAHLVVGTALGGAVALLATHILRGLAIPRWAVAPLALILFILIVSGSSGGIVPVGEMLDRIGFTLGKRRITLLGLLSIAATCVALFAAVRLTNRLIGRSIQKTDGFDPTQKLLAQKLAAIAVIVAAFFIGVDLLSIDLTAFAVFSGALGLAIGFGLQKTFGNLIAGIILLMDRSIKPGDVIVVGDSFGWVNKIGVRAVSVITRDGKEHLIPNENLMTQEVENWSYSDRNVRVRIPVGIAFDSDLKLAQQLMLQAAQDSPRVLRNPRPNVWLTSFGESRVEHDILVWISDPEGGVGNVKSDVLGRVWQLFRDNGIAIPYPQRVIHHAPDTGRP
- the metC gene encoding cystathionine beta-lyase — protein: MSEDASGKDGRRPLTKLAQAGRKPEWTGMPGQPGAIVSPPVWRASTILYDDVAHLRKAAGSSTHERLFYGRKGTPTAWSLADALTEMEPGAEGTMLYPSGVAAIACALMAVLKPGDRLLMVDSAYDPTRNFCTQLLDNYGIETIYYDPATVSLDVYLEGGPIRALFLESPGSLTFEVQDVPTLTAWAQANGIVTLLDNTWATPLYFPALSHGVDIAILACTKYIVGHSDVMMGSVTATADWFARIRQTAYLLGQMVSPDDAWLASRGLRTLGVRLQQHQDSALAIAHWLKDQPDVARVLHPALPDCPGHALWQRDFSGSTGLFTFILDGGDEAARAALIDGLAHFGIGYSWGGFESLALPVDPARYRSATIWNAEGPAVRLHIGLEDPADLIADLDAGLARFRAIRDAG